One stretch of Pseudomonas fluorescens Q2-87 DNA includes these proteins:
- a CDS encoding zinc-dependent alcohol dehydrogenase family protein: MKAMTLKSFGGPESFELSDVPKPVPQAGQVLVRVHATSINPLDYQVRRGDYPDLVPLPAITGHDVSGVVEAVGPGVTTFAPGDEVWYTPQIFEGSGSYAEYHVAAESIVGKKPPELSHLEAASLTLVGGTVWEALVVRAALRVGESILVHGGAVGVGHVAIQVAKAMGARVFTTVRDANAEFARNLGADVIIDYEKEDYVDAVLRETAGHGVDVVFDTIGGNTLSRSPDVLAQLGRVVSIVDIAQPQNLVQAWGKNASYHFVFTRQNRGKLDELSALIARGQLRPHVGAIYSLADIPLAHARLESPNNGLRGKIAIAVEPSLIP; encoded by the coding sequence ATGAAAGCGATGACGCTTAAATCATTCGGCGGTCCTGAATCGTTCGAGCTTAGCGACGTGCCCAAACCCGTGCCGCAAGCGGGACAAGTCCTGGTCCGGGTGCATGCCACCTCCATCAATCCGCTGGATTACCAGGTTCGACGCGGCGACTATCCCGACCTCGTGCCACTGCCGGCCATCACCGGCCACGACGTATCCGGCGTGGTCGAAGCCGTAGGGCCCGGTGTGACGACCTTCGCGCCTGGCGACGAAGTCTGGTACACCCCGCAAATATTTGAAGGGTCAGGCAGCTATGCCGAGTACCACGTCGCGGCCGAAAGCATTGTCGGGAAAAAGCCGCCCGAACTGAGCCATCTTGAAGCCGCAAGCCTGACCCTGGTGGGCGGGACGGTGTGGGAAGCTCTGGTGGTGCGCGCGGCGCTCAGGGTCGGCGAGAGCATTCTTGTCCACGGCGGCGCTGTAGGCGTCGGGCATGTCGCGATCCAAGTGGCGAAAGCCATGGGCGCCCGGGTGTTCACCACTGTGCGCGATGCGAACGCTGAGTTTGCCCGCAACTTGGGTGCCGACGTGATCATCGACTACGAGAAAGAAGATTATGTCGACGCCGTCCTTCGGGAAACCGCTGGCCACGGCGTGGATGTGGTGTTCGACACCATCGGCGGCAACACACTGTCACGCAGCCCCGATGTACTCGCCCAACTGGGCCGCGTCGTCTCGATCGTGGACATCGCCCAGCCACAAAACCTTGTCCAGGCCTGGGGCAAGAATGCGAGCTATCACTTCGTATTCACCCGACAAAACCGCGGCAAGCTCGATGAGCTGAGCGCATTGATAGCCCGCGGTCAACTGCGCCCACATGTCGGCGCCATCTATTCGCTGGCCGACATCCCCCTGGCCCATGCCCGATTGGAAAGCCCCAACAACGGTCTTCGAGGAAAAATCGCGATTGCCGTCGAGCCATCGCTCATCCCGTAA
- a CDS encoding antibiotic biosynthesis monooxygenase family protein, whose product MVYEIAVLPVHKERIETFRRAFAEVAPLLTRAKGYGGHLLAQGIETPEQFNLIVRWQSLEDHTPGFEASDDHRLFMMGLEEYFSEEPKVYHVEGATFETDASAVGALWP is encoded by the coding sequence ATGGTGTATGAAATCGCTGTGCTCCCTGTTCACAAAGAACGCATTGAGACGTTCCGACGCGCATTTGCCGAAGTCGCTCCATTGCTCACACGGGCCAAGGGTTACGGTGGCCACCTGTTAGCGCAAGGGATCGAAACCCCCGAGCAGTTCAACCTGATCGTGCGGTGGCAATCACTCGAGGATCACACACCGGGTTTCGAAGCGAGTGACGACCATCGGCTGTTCATGATGGGGTTGGAGGAATATTTTTCGGAGGAGCCGAAGGTTTACCATGTTGAAGGTGCAACTTTCGAGACTGACGCGAGCGCCGTAGGAGCCTTGTGGCCTTAA
- a CDS encoding ATP-binding protein, which produces MDPYRNPFAPGAGSRPPELAGRDQILEAARIACGRAVNGRSARSIMLLGLRGTGKTVLLNEIGKIAKEEGLFVSKVEAPERESLARLLYPEMRKVMRALSSVEVAKQIANRGLKGLRSFASIFKIDIGGIEIGVEPEPGLADSGNLQYDLPDLFTVIGEAAQAAGKGWILLIDEVQYLTEADLSALIVSIHRMSQEGLPVLLVGAGLPQVARLAGEAKSYAERLFLYPEVGALDQPSATQAVQKPILEEEASIDTAALDSIVDRTQGYPFFLQEWASTAWNNAEGPEITVDDVEHSYSETLASLDAGFFRVRIDRLTPSEVQFVKAMSTLGDGPYAIADVAKVMGRPQSSLGPTRANIISKGMIYSTDHGYLNFTVPLFAEFMRRQE; this is translated from the coding sequence ATGGATCCCTATCGTAATCCGTTTGCGCCCGGGGCGGGCAGCAGGCCCCCTGAACTGGCGGGGCGCGACCAGATTCTTGAGGCGGCAAGAATTGCCTGTGGACGAGCCGTCAATGGACGAAGTGCTCGTTCCATCATGCTCCTTGGCTTAAGAGGCACGGGTAAGACGGTCCTGTTGAATGAGATAGGAAAAATTGCAAAGGAGGAAGGTCTTTTCGTCTCCAAAGTGGAGGCGCCAGAACGTGAAAGTCTTGCACGTCTTCTTTATCCTGAAATGCGAAAGGTCATGCGCGCGCTTTCCAGCGTTGAGGTCGCCAAGCAAATTGCTAATCGTGGGCTAAAAGGACTTCGCAGCTTTGCATCAATCTTCAAGATTGATATTGGCGGTATCGAGATTGGTGTTGAGCCTGAGCCTGGACTCGCGGATAGCGGAAATCTTCAATATGACCTTCCAGATCTTTTTACGGTAATAGGTGAAGCCGCGCAGGCCGCCGGTAAAGGCTGGATTCTTCTCATTGATGAAGTCCAATACCTCACCGAAGCAGATCTATCGGCACTGATTGTCTCCATCCATCGCATGTCGCAAGAAGGGCTTCCGGTGCTGCTGGTCGGTGCAGGTCTTCCGCAAGTTGCTCGGCTGGCGGGTGAGGCGAAGTCATATGCCGAGCGGCTTTTCCTTTACCCGGAGGTGGGGGCGCTTGATCAACCGTCTGCGACTCAAGCCGTTCAAAAGCCGATCCTAGAGGAGGAAGCCTCTATCGACACCGCAGCTCTGGACAGCATTGTTGATCGGACGCAGGGCTATCCGTTCTTTCTTCAAGAGTGGGCATCCACGGCATGGAACAACGCCGAGGGGCCCGAAATTACTGTTGACGATGTCGAGCATTCTTACTCGGAGACATTGGCCTCTCTCGATGCGGGCTTCTTCAGGGTCCGTATCGATCGGCTTACACCTTCGGAGGTTCAGTTTGTAAAAGCCATGTCCACCCTTGGCGATGGCCCCTATGCCATCGCTGATGTTGCGAAGGTGATGGGGCGTCCTCAATCATCGCTTGGTCCGACTCGGGCCAACATCATTTCCAAGGGAATGATCTACAGCACAGATCACGGATATCTGAACTTTACAGTTCCTCTTTTCGCAGAATTCATGCGTCGCCAGGAATGA
- a CDS encoding DUF6124 family protein has translation MFKPTPNPPEADSSAQSAKSKAKQQDETTKRVLDHYLLPKSEKSKDEPKPGQLFTVVKGLDNECLLANLSETLASADAMVSDLAFELDGSRRHVALGIQQLIELGSLLANRVLDNVDLR, from the coding sequence ATGTTCAAACCTACACCGAATCCGCCAGAGGCAGATTCCTCCGCACAATCCGCAAAATCCAAAGCCAAGCAGCAAGACGAAACCACCAAACGCGTGCTCGATCACTACCTGCTGCCGAAATCTGAAAAATCTAAAGATGAACCAAAACCGGGGCAGCTATTCACCGTTGTGAAAGGCCTCGATAACGAATGCCTGCTCGCCAACCTCAGCGAGACGCTGGCTTCGGCTGATGCGATGGTGAGCGATTTGGCGTTTGAGTTGGATGGATCGAGGCGTCATGTGGCGCTGGGGATTCAGCAATTGATTGAGCTAGGTTCGTTGTTGGCGAATCGGGTGTTGGATAACGTCGACCTACGTTAA
- a CDS encoding SCO family protein — protein sequence MTRTQKTVFILVAVIALILGLTINKVLSGKGQGDPTALIDAGIILLPQSRNLPDVKMTDQNGQPVAMDGLKDKWSLLFFGYTFCPDICPTTLAQLRQIKSELPKEAVDKLQIVLVSVDPNRDTPKQLKQYLGYFDSQFIGLTASSVEDLQKLANAVSIPFIPADTSKPNYTVDHSGNLAVIGPDGTQRGFIRAPLNNQKLVAQLPEMLKRK from the coding sequence ATGACCCGAACCCAGAAAACCGTCTTCATTCTCGTGGCCGTGATCGCATTGATCCTCGGCCTTACCATCAACAAAGTGCTGTCCGGCAAAGGCCAGGGCGACCCGACCGCGCTGATCGACGCCGGCATCATCCTCCTGCCCCAAAGCCGCAACCTGCCCGACGTGAAAATGACCGACCAGAACGGCCAGCCGGTAGCGATGGACGGGTTGAAAGACAAATGGAGCCTGCTGTTCTTCGGCTACACCTTCTGCCCGGACATCTGCCCAACCACCCTCGCCCAACTGCGCCAGATCAAAAGCGAGTTGCCGAAGGAGGCTGTGGATAAGTTGCAGATCGTACTGGTGAGCGTCGACCCGAACCGCGACACGCCCAAGCAGTTGAAGCAGTACCTGGGGTACTTTGATTCGCAGTTCATTGGTTTGACGGCTTCATCGGTTGAGGATCTGCAGAAACTCGCCAACGCCGTCAGCATCCCCTTCATTCCAGCCGACACTAGCAAACCCAACTACACCGTCGACCACAGCGGCAACCTCGCCGTCATCGGCCCCGACGGCACCCAACGCGGCTTCATCCGCGCGCCGTTGAACAACCAAAAACTGGTCGCCCAGTTGCCCGAGATGCTCAAGCGCAAATAG
- the cyoE gene encoding heme o synthase has protein sequence MATLTGERHSRAIWRDYLELTKPKVVVLMLITSLVGMFLATRAGVPWTVLVFGNLGIALCAGGAAAVNHVVDRRIDAVMARTHKRPLAEGRVSPAAALTFALALAVAGQALLLAFTNPLTAWLTLASLLGYAVIYTGFLKRATPQNIVIGGLAGAAPPLLGWVAATGHVSAEPLLLVLIIFAWTPPHFWALAIHRKEEYAKADIPMLPVTHGEHYTKIHILLYTLVLLAVSLMPFVIHMSGLLYLVCALVLGARFLQWAVVLYRGSRPHAAINTFKYSIYYLFLLFIALLVDHYLLLSL, from the coding sequence ATGGCAACCTTGACCGGTGAACGCCACAGCCGGGCGATCTGGCGCGATTACCTGGAGCTGACCAAACCCAAAGTGGTGGTGCTGATGCTGATCACCTCGCTGGTCGGCATGTTCCTCGCCACCCGCGCCGGCGTGCCGTGGACAGTGCTGGTGTTCGGCAACCTGGGCATCGCCCTGTGTGCCGGCGGCGCGGCGGCGGTCAACCATGTGGTGGACCGACGCATCGACGCAGTCATGGCCCGCACCCACAAGCGGCCACTGGCCGAAGGACGGGTTTCCCCGGCCGCCGCACTGACCTTCGCCCTGGCGCTGGCCGTGGCCGGCCAAGCCTTGCTGCTGGCCTTCACCAACCCGCTGACGGCCTGGCTGACCTTGGCCTCCTTGCTGGGTTACGCGGTGATCTACACCGGTTTCCTGAAACGGGCGACACCGCAAAACATCGTCATCGGCGGCCTGGCCGGCGCGGCGCCACCGCTGCTGGGCTGGGTGGCCGCCACCGGTCATGTCAGCGCCGAACCGCTGCTGCTGGTGCTGATTATCTTCGCCTGGACCCCGCCGCATTTCTGGGCCCTGGCGATCCACCGCAAAGAGGAATACGCCAAGGCAGACATCCCGATGCTGCCGGTGACCCACGGCGAGCACTACACCAAGATCCACATCCTGCTCTACACCCTGGTGCTGCTGGCGGTGAGCCTGATGCCGTTCGTGATCCACATGAGCGGGCTGCTTTACCTCGTGTGCGCGCTGGTACTCGGCGCCCGGTTCCTGCAATGGGCCGTGGTGCTGTACCGTGGCAGTCGGCCGCATGCCGCGATCAACACCTTCAAGTACTCTATTTACTACTTGTTCCTGCTGTTCATCGCCCTGCTTGTCGATCACTACTTACTGTTGAGCCTATGA
- a CDS encoding COX15/CtaA family protein, which produces MAKPGFRLALFATLLALIVVLLGAYTRLTHAGLGCPDWPGCYGFISVPKGEAQLAHAELHFPDAPVEAHKGWNEMVHRYFAGTLALLIAALAARAWTNRHRPGQPLKLPLFMLVVVFAQAAFGMWTVTLKLWPQVVTGHLLGGFATLSLLFLLTLRLSGVLPALTVPKRLQYWATAGLLLVIGQIALGGWVSSNYAAVACIDFPTCHGQWLPPADFANGFHLTQHIGPNYLGGQLDSDARTAIHLTHRIGALLVTVVLLGLAWQLKAVGMTRLAGLVLTALAAQITLGVSNVVFHLPLPVAVAHNAGGAALLLTLVLVNYHARTSLVRVKHQVPLRWRFNPHKHGVSPITIKGEMPWQP; this is translated from the coding sequence ATGGCCAAACCTGGATTTCGCCTCGCGCTGTTCGCCACACTGCTGGCGCTGATCGTCGTTTTGCTGGGCGCCTATACCCGGCTGACCCACGCCGGCCTTGGCTGCCCTGACTGGCCCGGCTGCTACGGGTTTATCAGCGTACCCAAGGGCGAAGCCCAACTGGCCCATGCCGAGCTGCATTTTCCCGATGCCCCGGTCGAAGCCCACAAGGGCTGGAACGAAATGGTCCATCGCTACTTTGCCGGGACCTTGGCGTTATTGATTGCCGCCTTGGCCGCGCGGGCCTGGACGAACCGTCATCGTCCCGGCCAGCCGTTGAAGTTGCCGCTGTTTATGCTGGTGGTGGTCTTCGCCCAAGCGGCGTTCGGCATGTGGACCGTGACGCTGAAACTATGGCCGCAGGTTGTCACCGGGCATTTGCTGGGCGGGTTCGCGACGTTAAGTTTGCTGTTCCTGCTCACGTTGAGATTGTCCGGCGTATTGCCGGCGTTGACCGTGCCCAAGCGCCTGCAATACTGGGCCACGGCCGGGCTGCTGCTGGTGATCGGCCAGATCGCCCTGGGCGGTTGGGTCAGCTCCAATTACGCCGCCGTGGCCTGCATCGATTTCCCCACCTGCCACGGCCAATGGCTGCCACCGGCCGATTTTGCCAACGGCTTCCACCTCACCCAACACATCGGCCCGAACTACCTGGGCGGGCAGCTCGACAGCGACGCCCGCACCGCCATCCACCTGACCCACCGCATCGGCGCGTTGCTGGTGACCGTGGTGCTGCTGGGCCTGGCCTGGCAGTTGAAGGCCGTAGGCATGACCCGACTGGCGGGCCTTGTCCTCACCGCACTGGCGGCACAAATTACCTTGGGGGTCAGCAACGTAGTGTTTCACTTGCCGCTGCCGGTCGCAGTGGCTCACAACGCCGGGGGCGCCGCGCTGTTGCTGACCTTGGTGCTGGTCAACTATCACGCCCGTACCAGCCTGGTGCGGGTCAAGCATCAGGTCCCGCTGCGCTGGCGGTTCAACCCGCATAAACACGGTGTCAGCCCCATCACTATAAAAGGAGAGATGCCATGGCAACCTTGA